The following coding sequences are from one Catenulispora sp. MAP5-51 window:
- a CDS encoding SDR family oxidoreductase: MRIFVTGASGYIGSAVIPELLQAGHQVVGLARSDDSAAKVAALGAEVRRGELADLDGLRTAAVDAEAVVHLAFDHATVFAGRFPEAAATDLAAVRTFGEALAGSGKTLVGIGIRRTGDAQRDAAFAANPRSAVTKALQEYTEQDVRTIFMAIPSVTHSSRDKHGFIPQMIRIARERGVSGYVGEGANRWPAGHVLDVARLYRLALDKAPAGTQLFAAAEEGIAVRRIAETIGRHLGVPAVSIPAEQAEEHFRGFPFAAMDITMPNAATRELLGWEPAEPGLIADLDEGHYFGE, encoded by the coding sequence ATGCGTATCTTCGTCACCGGTGCCAGCGGCTACATCGGTTCCGCCGTCATCCCCGAACTCCTTCAGGCCGGCCACCAGGTGGTGGGCCTGGCCCGCTCCGACGACTCCGCCGCCAAGGTCGCGGCGCTGGGCGCCGAGGTCCGGCGCGGCGAGCTGGCCGACCTGGACGGTCTGCGGACCGCCGCCGTCGACGCCGAGGCCGTCGTGCATCTCGCCTTCGACCACGCCACCGTGTTCGCCGGCCGCTTCCCCGAGGCCGCCGCGACGGATCTGGCCGCCGTTCGTACCTTCGGCGAGGCCCTGGCCGGCAGCGGCAAGACGCTGGTCGGCATCGGCATCCGCCGCACCGGCGACGCACAGCGCGACGCCGCCTTCGCCGCCAACCCGCGTTCGGCCGTCACCAAGGCGCTGCAGGAGTACACCGAGCAGGATGTGCGCACCATCTTCATGGCCATCCCGTCGGTCACCCACAGTTCGCGCGACAAGCACGGCTTCATCCCGCAGATGATCCGCATCGCGCGCGAACGCGGCGTGTCCGGCTACGTCGGCGAGGGCGCCAACCGCTGGCCGGCCGGGCATGTGCTGGACGTCGCCCGGCTGTACCGGCTGGCGCTGGACAAGGCGCCGGCCGGGACGCAGTTGTTCGCCGCCGCCGAGGAGGGCATCGCGGTGCGGCGGATCGCCGAGACGATCGGGCGGCATCTCGGGGTGCCAGCGGTCAGCATCCCGGCGGAGCAGGCCGAGGAGCACTTCAGGGGCTTCCCGTTCGCCGCCATGGACATCACGATGCCCAATGCGGCGACTCGGGAACTGCTGGGCTGGGAGCCGGCCGAGCCGGGGCTCATCGCAGACCTCGACGAGGGCCACTACTTCGGCGAGTAG
- a CDS encoding TetR family transcriptional regulator, protein MARWEPNARERLVRASVDLFTEQGYEATTVTQIADRAGGLTKTTFFRHFPDKREVLFAGQETHVRLLTDGIAAAPAAATPLEAVGTALDALTDSFTDDRRDLGARLTVLIAANTELQERSVYKSTVLAAAMAQGLRKRDVPERTANLAAEIGMAAFNEAFTHWADPADRRALREHAREALDGMRAAVAELG, encoded by the coding sequence ATGGCCCGATGGGAACCGAACGCACGCGAACGCCTGGTCCGAGCCTCCGTGGACCTGTTCACCGAACAGGGCTACGAGGCCACCACCGTCACGCAGATCGCCGACCGGGCCGGCGGCCTGACCAAGACCACCTTCTTCCGCCACTTCCCCGACAAACGCGAGGTCCTGTTCGCCGGCCAGGAGACGCACGTCCGACTCCTCACCGACGGCATCGCCGCCGCCCCCGCCGCCGCCACCCCGCTGGAGGCCGTCGGCACCGCGCTCGACGCACTGACCGACTCCTTCACCGACGACCGCCGCGACCTCGGAGCCCGACTCACCGTCCTGATCGCCGCCAACACCGAACTCCAAGAGCGCTCCGTCTACAAGAGCACCGTCCTGGCAGCCGCCATGGCACAGGGCCTGCGCAAGCGCGACGTCCCGGAGCGCACCGCGAACCTGGCGGCCGAGATCGGCATGGCGGCCTTCAACGAGGCCTTCACCCACTGGGCCGACCCGGCCGACCGGCGCGCGCTGAGGGAACACGCGCGAGAGGCGCTCGACGGGATGCGGGCGGCGGTCGCGGAGCTGGGCTGA
- the secG gene encoding preprotein translocase subunit SecG — protein sequence MTLYQWIVSGILVATSLLLIMSVLLHKGKGGGLSDMFGGGVSGGLQGSSVVERNLDRISVVLSLIWISCIVGLALMYKHNF from the coding sequence GTGACTCTTTACCAGTGGATCGTCTCAGGCATCCTGGTCGCGACCAGCCTGCTCCTCATCATGTCGGTGCTCCTGCACAAGGGTAAGGGCGGTGGCCTGTCCGACATGTTCGGCGGCGGCGTGTCCGGCGGCCTGCAGGGCTCCTCGGTGGTGGAGCGCAACCTGGACCGGATCAGTGTGGTCCTGTCGCTGATCTGGATCTCGTGCATCGTGGGCCTGGCGCTCATGTACAAGCACAACTTCTAG
- the tpiA gene encoding triose-phosphate isomerase, which yields MSDRKPLMAGNWKMNLNHFEAMKHVQELAFSLNDKDFDAVDVAVLVPFTDLRSVQTLVQGDKLRIQYGAQDVSEHVSGAYTGDISAAMLAKLDCHYVVVGHSERRQYHGETDALVAAKAVAARKHGITPIVCVGEHLDVRKDGAHVAHCVEQTRGSLAGLTAEQVQASVIAYEPVWAIGTGEVATPEDAQEVCAAIRVELGTLFDESVAENTRILYGGSVKGANAAELMAQPDIDGALVGGASLDAADFTKIVRFRDSAVAAG from the coding sequence GCCGGCAACTGGAAGATGAACCTCAATCACTTCGAGGCCATGAAGCACGTCCAGGAGCTGGCGTTCTCGCTGAACGACAAGGACTTCGACGCGGTCGACGTGGCGGTCCTGGTGCCGTTCACCGACCTGCGCTCGGTCCAGACCCTGGTGCAGGGCGACAAGCTGCGCATCCAGTACGGCGCGCAGGACGTCTCCGAGCACGTCTCCGGCGCCTACACCGGCGACATCTCCGCGGCGATGCTGGCCAAGCTGGACTGCCACTACGTGGTGGTCGGCCACTCCGAGCGCCGCCAGTACCACGGCGAGACCGACGCGCTGGTCGCGGCCAAGGCCGTGGCCGCGCGCAAGCACGGGATCACGCCGATCGTCTGCGTCGGGGAGCACCTGGACGTCCGCAAGGACGGCGCGCACGTGGCGCACTGCGTGGAGCAGACCCGCGGCTCGCTGGCGGGCCTGACCGCCGAGCAGGTCCAGGCCTCGGTCATCGCCTACGAGCCGGTCTGGGCGATCGGCACCGGCGAGGTCGCGACCCCCGAGGACGCCCAGGAGGTGTGCGCCGCGATCCGCGTCGAGCTGGGCACTCTGTTCGACGAGAGCGTGGCGGAGAACACCCGGATCCTGTACGGCGGCTCGGTGAAGGGCGCCAACGCCGCCGAGCTGATGGCGCAGCCCGACATCGACGGCGCGCTGGTCGGCGGGGCCTCCCTGGACGCCGCGGACTTCACGAAGATCGTGCGTTTCCGGGATTCTGCTGTCGCCGCTGGCTGA
- a CDS encoding alpha/beta fold hydrolase has protein sequence MSEPTPEPAVSFFTTRDGIRLAHRELGEGRPLVLLHGAMGDGTLWTRHGQAAALAARGHRVILPDFRGHGASAKPRDAAAFPPDILTEDTLAFLDHLGLHGPQDYDLGGYSLGARIVVRMLVRGATPGRAVVAGQGMRQVLGISGGASTMLQRIVAATEPPEPGSQQERFAAWMRANGDDPAVLMMALDSLVATPAQELGRVQVPTLVAMGTEDERAVSVDELVAALPRATKATMPGDHGRAASAPEFVAAMVDFLDPRR, from the coding sequence ATGTCTGAGCCCACGCCCGAACCCGCAGTGTCCTTCTTCACCACCCGTGACGGAATCCGCCTCGCCCACCGCGAGCTGGGCGAAGGCAGGCCCCTGGTCCTGCTGCACGGCGCCATGGGCGACGGGACACTGTGGACCCGGCACGGCCAGGCCGCGGCGCTCGCGGCCCGCGGCCACCGCGTGATCCTGCCGGACTTCCGCGGCCACGGCGCCAGCGCCAAGCCCCGCGACGCCGCCGCGTTCCCGCCCGACATCCTGACCGAGGACACCCTGGCGTTCCTGGACCACCTCGGCCTGCACGGACCGCAGGACTACGACCTCGGCGGCTACTCGCTCGGCGCCCGCATCGTGGTGCGCATGCTGGTGCGCGGCGCGACACCGGGCCGGGCGGTGGTCGCGGGGCAAGGGATGCGGCAGGTCCTCGGGATCAGCGGCGGGGCGAGCACGATGCTGCAGCGGATCGTCGCCGCGACCGAACCGCCCGAGCCGGGCTCGCAGCAGGAGCGGTTCGCGGCGTGGATGCGCGCGAACGGCGACGATCCGGCCGTACTGATGATGGCGCTGGACTCGCTGGTGGCCACCCCGGCGCAGGAGCTGGGACGCGTGCAGGTCCCGACGCTGGTCGCGATGGGCACCGAGGACGAGCGCGCGGTGTCGGTCGACGAGTTGGTGGCGGCCCTGCCGCGGGCCACGAAGGCCACGATGCCCGGGGACCATGGCAGGGCGGCTTCGGCGCCGGAGTTCGTGGCGGCGATGGTGGACTTCCTCGACCCGCGGCGGTGA